A single region of the Chryseobacterium culicis genome encodes:
- a CDS encoding DMT family transporter: protein MGRSYIFLALAIIFEIIATTFLKKSEEFSKLWPSVVTIIGYACAFYFLSLTLRHIPVGITYAIWSGVGIVFITMIGIIAFKQVPDLPAIIGIALIVIGVIIINVFSKMGTH, encoded by the coding sequence ATGGGACGCAGTTATATTTTTCTTGCTTTGGCTATTATATTTGAGATCATTGCTACCACTTTTTTGAAAAAATCTGAGGAATTCTCGAAGCTATGGCCATCGGTGGTAACAATCATCGGATATGCCTGTGCTTTTTACTTTCTGAGTCTTACTCTTCGTCATATACCGGTAGGCATTACCTACGCCATCTGGTCCGGAGTAGGAATTGTCTTTATAACGATGATCGGAATTATAGCATTCAAGCAGGTTCCGGATCTGCCTGCCATTATTGGGATTGCTTTGATTGTTATTGGAGTAATAATCATTAATGTATTTTCAAAAATGGGAACTCACTAA
- a CDS encoding AAA family ATPase, whose amino-acid sequence MSLYNLIIQDKEQVNLNEVFLDKNNKEHLVQLIKEHNYIKELQEYGLPVNNKILLQGSSGCGKTMTAKAIANALGKNIMILNLSNIVSSRIGETSQNIKMIFDKAARERSVLFLDELDQIGKARGSDDKDVGEMRRLVNTLIQLIDYYPEHSLLLCATNHPEIIDTALLRRFQLKINYEMPSAEVLDVFYDQLLAQFPEEMRTVERKYSISFAEAKDYAFTVVKSALIKKLEAKIVEN is encoded by the coding sequence ATGAGTCTGTACAATCTTATTATCCAGGATAAAGAACAAGTAAACCTTAACGAAGTATTTCTCGATAAAAATAACAAGGAGCATCTTGTTCAACTTATCAAGGAACACAATTATATAAAAGAACTGCAGGAATATGGTCTTCCGGTTAATAATAAGATTTTGCTTCAGGGAAGTTCAGGATGTGGAAAAACAATGACTGCAAAGGCTATTGCCAATGCCTTAGGGAAAAATATTATGATCCTGAATCTGAGCAATATTGTCTCATCACGAATCGGAGAAACTTCTCAGAATATCAAAATGATATTTGATAAAGCAGCAAGAGAAAGATCAGTACTTTTTTTGGATGAACTGGATCAGATCGGGAAAGCAAGAGGCAGTGATGATAAAGATGTAGGTGAAATGAGAAGACTGGTGAATACGTTGATTCAATTAATTGATTATTATCCTGAGCATTCACTTTTACTTTGTGCTACCAATCACCCTGAGATCATTGACACAGCTCTGCTAAGGCGTTTTCAGCTAAAGATCAATTATGAAATGCCTTCTGCCGAAGTTTTGGATGTGTTCTACGATCAGTTGCTGGCACAGTTTCCTGAAGAGATGAGAACCGTTGAAAGAAAATACTCTATTTCTTTTGCCGAAGCGAAAGATTATGCATTTACCGTGGTTAAAAGTGCTTTGATAAAAAAGTTGGAAGCAAAAATAGTTGAGAATTGA
- a CDS encoding DUF4440 domain-containing protein → MDDIFLLNQLTKSFFNLFTNTNGKKPDFESIDDICLNETIIIKKDKSDEEVYTLDSFITPRKRILTDGTLTEFEEYEVNEETKIVNNIAQRFSKYQKRGYLNGNYFEGNGTKFFQYVKTAKGWKINSVIWEDENI, encoded by the coding sequence ATGGACGATATTTTTTTACTCAATCAGCTAACCAAATCATTTTTTAATTTGTTTACTAATACTAATGGAAAAAAGCCGGACTTTGAAAGTATTGATGATATTTGTTTAAATGAAACAATAATAATCAAAAAAGATAAAAGTGACGAAGAAGTTTATACCCTTGACAGTTTTATTACTCCAAGAAAAAGAATTTTAACAGACGGAACACTTACTGAATTTGAGGAATATGAAGTAAATGAGGAAACAAAAATAGTTAACAATATTGCTCAACGTTTTTCTAAATACCAAAAGCGTGGATACCTTAATGGTAATTATTTTGAAGGAAATGGCACTAAATTTTTTCAGTATGTTAAGACCGCAAAAGGCTGGAAAATAAATTCAGTTATTTGGGAAGACGAAAATATTTAG
- a CDS encoding YggS family pyridoxal phosphate-dependent enzyme, whose amino-acid sequence MKEDILHNLTLINKRIKTACERSGRNLNNVKLLLATKTVSADRIKIALENGQTLIAENKVQELKEKYENLKDIPHENHFIGHLQTNKIKDILKYNVTCIQSLDRLELAEKLHQRLLAENKTMDIFIQVNTSNEESKFGVDPAEAIELTRKISDFSTLKIKGLMTIGLFSAETEKVRSCFKILKKLQQDIILENIPGVEMKELSMGMSGDLETAIEEGATIVRVGTAVFGARIYPDSYYWDEGKANKKA is encoded by the coding sequence ATGAAGGAAGACATTCTCCACAATCTAACCCTTATCAATAAACGGATAAAAACTGCCTGTGAACGATCCGGAAGAAACCTTAATAATGTCAAATTATTGCTTGCCACAAAAACCGTTTCTGCAGACCGCATCAAAATTGCTTTAGAAAACGGACAAACCTTAATTGCAGAAAACAAAGTCCAGGAATTGAAGGAAAAATATGAAAATCTGAAAGACATCCCTCATGAAAATCACTTTATAGGACATCTTCAGACCAATAAAATCAAAGATATTCTAAAATATAATGTAACCTGTATTCAGTCTCTGGATCGTCTGGAACTGGCCGAAAAGCTACACCAAAGGCTTCTGGCGGAAAACAAAACGATGGATATCTTTATTCAGGTGAATACTTCCAATGAAGAAAGTAAATTTGGAGTTGACCCTGCTGAAGCTATCGAACTTACCCGGAAAATTTCTGATTTTTCTACTTTAAAAATAAAAGGCTTAATGACCATTGGTCTGTTCAGTGCAGAAACTGAAAAAGTAAGATCATGCTTTAAAATCCTGAAAAAACTTCAACAGGATATTATCCTTGAAAATATTCCCGGTGTGGAAATGAAAGAGCTTTCAATGGGAATGAGCGGAGATCTGGAAACAGCCATTGAAGAAGGAGCTACCATTGTACGGGTAGGAACCGCTGTTTTTGGGGCGAGAATCTATCCGGACAGTTATTATTGGGATGAGGGTAAAGCGAATAAAAAAGCATAA